The following coding sequences lie in one Polynucleobacter sp. HIN7 genomic window:
- a CDS encoding DUF4390 domain-containing protein, whose amino-acid sequence MTTFLRHSLWGLACLIAVCVTGPAQAQVIKVKQAELEKVESAWLLNANFGIELPPGLENALKKGVTLHFLVQFELTRSRWYWFDEKAVNVQRQVRLSHQPLINQYRINAGGLALNASSLVEALRIAGTIGGWSVIEAAAIDVDKQYEAALRMTLDLGKLPKPFQVDALNSRDWSLSGEWLRFPFNTSMTSVTGRK is encoded by the coding sequence ATGACCACCTTCTTACGACATTCTTTGTGGGGACTGGCTTGCCTGATCGCGGTGTGCGTGACTGGCCCTGCCCAAGCACAAGTCATCAAGGTGAAGCAGGCAGAGTTGGAAAAGGTTGAAAGCGCTTGGTTATTAAACGCCAATTTTGGAATTGAATTGCCACCCGGCCTAGAAAATGCCTTAAAAAAGGGAGTAACGCTCCATTTTCTGGTTCAGTTTGAATTAACCCGCAGCCGTTGGTATTGGTTTGATGAAAAAGCGGTCAATGTTCAGCGTCAAGTTCGCTTATCGCATCAACCGCTGATTAATCAATACCGTATCAATGCTGGAGGGTTGGCATTAAATGCGAGCTCATTAGTGGAGGCATTGCGCATCGCTGGCACGATTGGTGGCTGGAGCGTGATTGAGGCTGCAGCGATTGATGTCGATAAGCAATACGAGGCAGCACTACGAATGACTTTAGATCTTGGAAAGCTACCAAAACCTTTTCAGGTGGACGCGCTCAACAGTCGAGACTGGTCTTTAAGTGGGGAGTGGTTGCGCTTTCCGTTTAACACATCGATGACCTCTGTAACAGGGCGCAAATAA
- the rsmB gene encoding 16S rRNA (cytosine(967)-C(5))-methyltransferase RsmB yields the protein MLETKKIVMQVVHEGRSLSTLLDKLNETERPAIQSLAYATLRNWNRSQALTSKYVSKKPSKELDVLLTVAAMLIMNQGRAQNQYAVPTIVNEAVKAAGMSPKTRHAQGLINAVLRKVATAVQNNGAPNIQFGLPYPDWWLRRIRKAYPEQWESICSHQQSLPPLTLRVNQMVNTRADYGLKLEGSGIAYQTIAGLADVPLESAVIIDVPLPVSQLPEFMKGAVSVQDAGAQLAPVLLSPQKGERLLDACAAPGGKTAHLLETIDAKPAELIALEIDADRAKKIVHTLTRLRLLNDQVRVITGDAGQQDWWDGNLFDKILLDVPCSASGIVRRHPDIVFLRRSEDLARLVKTQRAILENAWAMLKNGGTLLYLTCSIFPEEGEEQIARFVKDHPNALRLEAPGQLLPSEYHDGFFYGLLKKHQP from the coding sequence ATGCTGGAGACTAAAAAAATCGTGATGCAAGTTGTGCACGAGGGGCGCTCATTAAGTACGCTGCTTGATAAATTGAATGAAACAGAGCGACCCGCAATCCAAAGCCTAGCCTATGCAACCTTGCGCAATTGGAATCGCTCCCAAGCGCTCACTTCAAAGTATGTGAGCAAAAAGCCAAGCAAGGAACTTGATGTTCTCCTGACGGTTGCAGCAATGCTGATCATGAATCAAGGGCGCGCTCAAAACCAATACGCGGTTCCAACGATTGTGAATGAGGCAGTGAAGGCGGCAGGGATGTCGCCTAAGACAAGGCATGCCCAAGGGCTAATCAATGCTGTATTGCGCAAAGTCGCCACTGCAGTGCAAAACAATGGCGCTCCGAACATTCAGTTCGGACTTCCTTACCCAGATTGGTGGTTAAGGCGGATTCGGAAAGCATACCCAGAACAGTGGGAGAGCATTTGTAGCCATCAACAATCGCTACCCCCGCTCACCTTGCGGGTCAATCAAATGGTCAATACGCGTGCTGATTATGGTTTGAAGTTAGAGGGTTCGGGCATTGCTTATCAAACCATTGCTGGGCTCGCTGATGTCCCGTTGGAGAGCGCTGTGATCATTGATGTCCCGCTACCGGTTTCCCAGTTGCCCGAGTTTATGAAGGGGGCTGTATCCGTTCAGGATGCCGGGGCTCAGCTTGCTCCAGTTCTACTTAGCCCACAGAAAGGCGAACGGCTCCTAGATGCATGTGCTGCTCCCGGAGGAAAGACCGCACATCTTTTAGAGACAATTGACGCCAAGCCCGCAGAATTGATTGCGCTGGAGATTGATGCAGACCGTGCAAAGAAAATAGTGCATACGCTTACTCGACTTCGGCTTCTTAATGATCAAGTGCGCGTAATAACAGGCGATGCCGGTCAACAGGATTGGTGGGACGGCAATTTATTTGACAAGATTCTTTTGGACGTTCCTTGTTCCGCATCTGGAATTGTGCGCCGTCATCCTGACATTGTCTTTTTACGCAGATCCGAGGACCTTGCGCGCTTGGTCAAGACTCAACGAGCCATTCTTGAGAATGCCTGGGCGATGTTAAAGAACGGCGGCACATTGCTTTATCTAACCTGCTCTATTTTTCCTGAAGAGGGCGAAGAGCAGATCGCCCGGTTTGTGAAAGACCACCCAAATGCTTTACGATTAGAAGCACCAGGCCAGTTGCTGCCAAGCGAGTATCACGATGGATTTTTTTATGGCTTATTAAAAAAGCATCAACCATGA
- the fmt gene encoding methionyl-tRNA formyltransferase — protein MKIIFAGTPDFAATALAAILSAGHEVVAVLTQPDRPAGRGLQLQESPVKRLAKANHIPVLQPQSLHLQNKDEKLSEEAKQTLAAIDRMDFEVIVVVAYGLILPAAFLDMAKRSGRRGCFNIHASLLPRWRGAAPIQRAIEAGDTKTGVAIMEMEPGLDTGPVLIDEALLITNDDTAQTLHDRLAQLGGELIVKALKLIADTTDLILHPQDLNRVTYAHKILKSEAKLDWSSAAELIDRKVRALNPAPGASTELEGELVKVWLTRVPKTSKDAVDTRPGTILGEGEQGVLVQCGDRAIELLEVQNAGGKKITGRQWFLGRPKEKTQCFS, from the coding sequence ATGAAAATTATTTTTGCCGGCACCCCAGACTTTGCCGCTACCGCATTGGCTGCGATACTTTCAGCGGGTCACGAAGTGGTGGCTGTTCTAACTCAGCCCGATCGTCCTGCGGGACGCGGTTTGCAATTACAAGAGAGCCCGGTCAAACGTCTTGCGAAGGCCAACCATATTCCGGTACTGCAACCACAAAGCCTGCATTTGCAGAATAAGGATGAAAAGCTGTCAGAGGAGGCCAAGCAGACACTAGCCGCAATAGACCGGATGGATTTCGAGGTAATCGTTGTGGTTGCCTACGGCCTCATTTTGCCTGCAGCATTCTTGGATATGGCAAAGCGTTCGGGTCGCAGGGGCTGTTTTAATATTCATGCTTCGCTACTGCCACGTTGGCGCGGGGCGGCCCCCATTCAGCGAGCGATTGAGGCGGGTGATACCAAGACCGGAGTAGCTATTATGGAAATGGAGCCAGGTTTAGATACTGGCCCTGTCTTAATCGACGAAGCATTGTTGATCACAAATGACGATACTGCTCAAACTCTCCACGACCGTTTGGCCCAACTGGGGGGTGAGTTAATTGTTAAGGCCTTGAAATTAATTGCTGATACTACCGACTTAATATTGCATCCTCAGGATCTAAATAGGGTGACCTATGCGCATAAGATTCTGAAGAGTGAGGCAAAACTGGATTGGTCGAGCGCAGCCGAGCTGATTGATCGCAAGGTGCGCGCGCTCAATCCAGCGCCTGGCGCAAGCACAGAGCTTGAGGGTGAGCTTGTAAAAGTCTGGCTTACTCGTGTACCGAAGACCTCAAAAGACGCAGTTGATACAAGACCCGGCACGATTTTGGGAGAGGGTGAGCAAGGGGTTCTGGTCCAATGCGGGGATCGCGCGATTGAGCTGCTTGAGGTACAAAATGCTGGGGGTAAAAAGATCACAGGTCGGCAGTGGTTTTTAGGAAGGCCCAAAGAGAAGACGCAATGTTTTTCCTGA
- the def gene encoding peptide deformylase, which yields MAVLPILHYPDPRLHKVAKPVAAVDERIQTIVANMAQTMYEAPGIGLAATQVDIHERIIVIDTSEERDQLMVFINPEVVWASPEKKSWREGCLSVPEFFDEVERPERIRVKALNQDGKAFELEADGLLAVCLQHEMDHLQGKVFVEYLSPLKQSRISAKLKKRAKEMVGLR from the coding sequence ATGGCTGTCTTACCCATCCTTCATTACCCTGACCCACGCTTGCATAAGGTTGCCAAGCCGGTAGCTGCCGTAGATGAGCGCATCCAAACCATTGTCGCGAACATGGCACAAACCATGTATGAGGCGCCAGGGATCGGGCTTGCGGCCACTCAGGTCGATATTCATGAGCGCATTATTGTGATCGATACCTCTGAGGAGCGGGATCAGTTAATGGTATTCATTAATCCAGAGGTGGTGTGGGCAAGCCCTGAAAAGAAATCATGGCGCGAAGGATGTTTATCCGTTCCTGAATTTTTTGATGAGGTAGAGCGCCCTGAGCGAATTCGAGTGAAGGCTTTAAACCAAGATGGTAAGGCATTTGAGCTTGAGGCCGATGGTTTATTGGCAGTTTGTCTGCAACACGAAATGGATCACTTGCAGGGCAAAGTATTTGTTGAGTATTTGTCACCCTTAAAACAGAGTCGGATTTCAGCAAAACTCAAAAAGCGGGCAAAAGAAATGGTTGGTCTTCGCTAA
- the dprA gene encoding DNA-processing protein DprA, whose amino-acid sequence MHKQLQANADFQIQSIAQGSSLYPKRLLDLSDPPKRLFYIGDIGLLTQPMLAVVGARKASPSGLLLAQYFSSALGLAGYHIISGMAYGIDGAAHRGILDIGASCKTIAVCGSGLDRTYPPEHRELARRIATNGLLLSEYLPGTGPKGFHFPRRNRLIAALSLGVVVIEAAQKSGSLITAYQASSLGREVFVLPGPITSPLFVGSHQLIQEGAKLVRSVQDVLEELPNVRPH is encoded by the coding sequence ATGCACAAGCAACTCCAAGCAAACGCCGATTTTCAAATTCAATCGATTGCGCAAGGCTCCTCGCTTTATCCAAAACGCTTATTGGATCTGAGCGACCCACCAAAAAGGCTTTTTTATATTGGGGACATTGGGTTACTGACACAGCCGATGTTGGCGGTGGTGGGGGCGCGTAAAGCCTCGCCCTCTGGGCTCTTATTAGCGCAGTACTTTTCCAGTGCACTAGGTCTTGCCGGATATCACATCATTTCTGGGATGGCTTACGGGATTGATGGCGCCGCACACCGAGGCATCTTGGACATCGGGGCAAGCTGTAAAACCATTGCGGTTTGCGGGAGCGGGCTCGATCGAACCTATCCACCCGAACATCGCGAATTGGCCAGGCGTATTGCCACCAACGGCCTACTGCTCTCAGAATATCTTCCGGGAACCGGCCCAAAAGGCTTTCATTTTCCAAGGCGTAATCGACTCATCGCCGCTCTATCTTTAGGTGTTGTGGTGATTGAGGCGGCCCAGAAATCTGGATCCCTAATTACAGCCTATCAGGCAAGCTCCCTCGGAAGAGAGGTTTTCGTTTTGCCTGGACCGATTACATCACCCCTTTTTGTAGGGTCTCACCAACTGATTCAGGAGGGGGCGAAATTAGTTAGGAGTGTTCAGGATGTGCTTGAAGAATTGCCCAATGTCCGCCCCCATTGA
- a CDS encoding DNA topoisomerase III — translation MATSTKSSSKKNLVAEHPKALIIAEKPSVANDIAKALGGFTKHDEYFESDAFLISSAVGHLLEIAAPDEYEVKRGKWSFANLPVIPPHFDLRPIAKTESRLKVLQKLIKRKDVNRIINACDAGREGELIFRLITQHAKAPQKIERLWLQSMTPTAIREGFSKLRSDDELIPLADAARCRSEADWLVGINGTRAMTAFNSKSGGFFLTTVGRVQTPTLSIVVQREEQIRKFVSKDYWEVRAEFIAAAGVYEGRWINPDFKKDPTDPDARENRLWSEAAAKSIVAACRGKKGSVSEESKPATQLAPQLFDLTSLQREANARFGFSAKNTLGLAQALYERHKVLTYPRTDARALPEDYLDTVQKTIEQLGEHTQEYRSFANAILKGDGKKSWVKPNKRIFDNSKISDHFAIIPTLEAPKSLSEPEQKLYDLVVRRFLAVFYPAAEYRVTTRITEVSGHQFKTEGRVLVEPGWLAVYGKSSQADDELVPVQKNESVQNETVELVPLKTKPPARYSEATLLSAMESAGKWVDDDEMREAMAEKGLGTPATRAAIIEGLLAEKYIVREARELIPTAKAFQLMTLLRGLDVAELTQPDLTGTWEHKLALIEEGKLDRNTFMQEIAQMTQKIVKRAKEFNSDTIPGDYATLKTPCPHCGKAVKENYRRFACESCGFTISKTPGGRAFEYEEVESLLKEKTIGPLQGFRSKMGRPFAAIIRLTEIPLDDADYPNAGFKLEFDFGNSGGEDEEAVDFTGKEALGVCPKCSGAVYEDGMRYVCEHNTGPAKTCDFKTGKVVLQQEVGSDQIKKLLKEGKTDLLTNFKSNRTGRGFKAYLALDPKGKIGFEFEAKAPTKKRAGDKSESVSESKPKRASRSKAKSDE, via the coding sequence GTGGCAACCAGTACAAAGTCGAGCAGCAAAAAAAATTTAGTCGCTGAGCACCCAAAAGCGCTCATCATTGCTGAAAAACCATCGGTAGCAAACGACATTGCTAAGGCCCTGGGCGGCTTTACCAAGCATGACGAGTATTTTGAGAGTGATGCCTTTTTGATCTCTTCAGCTGTAGGCCATCTCCTTGAAATTGCCGCCCCTGACGAATATGAAGTCAAACGGGGCAAGTGGTCCTTTGCTAATTTGCCGGTGATTCCCCCGCATTTTGATCTGAGACCGATTGCAAAAACGGAATCCCGCCTTAAGGTCTTACAAAAGCTCATTAAACGCAAAGATGTAAATCGGATTATTAATGCCTGCGATGCGGGCCGTGAAGGCGAGCTAATTTTTCGCTTGATTACCCAACACGCCAAAGCTCCGCAAAAAATTGAGCGCCTATGGCTTCAGTCGATGACACCCACTGCGATTCGGGAGGGCTTTAGTAAGTTGCGCTCGGACGATGAGTTAATTCCCCTTGCGGATGCGGCACGCTGCAGATCCGAGGCAGACTGGTTAGTGGGGATTAATGGCACCCGAGCCATGACCGCATTTAATAGTAAGAGTGGTGGATTTTTTCTAACGACGGTTGGGCGCGTTCAAACACCAACCCTATCGATTGTTGTCCAGCGCGAAGAACAAATTCGGAAGTTTGTATCCAAAGACTACTGGGAGGTCCGCGCTGAGTTCATTGCCGCGGCCGGGGTTTATGAGGGTCGCTGGATCAATCCTGATTTTAAAAAGGATCCCACAGATCCTGACGCGCGAGAAAATCGCCTATGGAGCGAAGCTGCCGCCAAGAGCATTGTGGCCGCCTGCCGAGGAAAAAAGGGAAGCGTCTCTGAAGAATCAAAGCCCGCAACGCAACTGGCGCCCCAACTTTTTGACCTCACGAGTTTGCAGCGTGAAGCGAACGCGCGCTTTGGTTTCTCTGCCAAAAATACCCTGGGGCTTGCACAAGCCTTGTATGAACGCCATAAGGTCCTAACCTATCCCAGAACAGATGCGCGTGCGCTCCCTGAAGACTATTTGGATACCGTTCAAAAAACTATTGAGCAGCTGGGAGAGCACACTCAAGAATACCGTTCTTTTGCGAACGCAATCCTCAAAGGTGATGGTAAAAAATCATGGGTCAAACCCAATAAGCGGATTTTTGATAACAGCAAAATATCGGATCACTTTGCCATCATCCCCACGCTCGAAGCGCCTAAAAGTCTAAGCGAGCCTGAACAAAAGCTGTATGACCTAGTGGTTCGTCGATTCTTGGCAGTGTTTTATCCTGCCGCCGAATATCGAGTCACCACTCGCATCACCGAAGTGTCTGGCCATCAATTTAAAACTGAGGGCCGCGTCCTTGTTGAGCCGGGCTGGTTGGCTGTTTATGGAAAATCGTCTCAGGCAGATGATGAACTAGTGCCCGTCCAAAAAAATGAGTCTGTTCAAAACGAAACCGTTGAACTGGTCCCTTTAAAAACCAAGCCACCAGCGCGCTACAGTGAAGCAACTTTATTGTCGGCCATGGAAAGCGCAGGGAAATGGGTCGATGATGACGAAATGCGTGAAGCAATGGCCGAAAAAGGTCTTGGGACGCCCGCGACGCGCGCTGCGATCATTGAAGGTTTGTTGGCAGAAAAGTACATCGTTCGTGAAGCCCGCGAGTTAATACCAACTGCAAAAGCATTTCAATTGATGACCCTTTTGCGGGGCCTAGACGTTGCTGAGCTCACCCAACCCGACCTTACAGGAACCTGGGAACATAAGTTAGCGCTGATTGAAGAAGGTAAGCTTGATCGCAACACCTTCATGCAAGAAATTGCACAGATGACACAAAAAATTGTCAAGCGTGCAAAAGAATTTAATAGCGACACCATTCCGGGCGACTATGCCACTCTAAAAACCCCCTGCCCGCATTGCGGCAAGGCCGTGAAAGAAAACTATCGACGCTTTGCCTGCGAATCCTGCGGTTTTACGATTAGTAAAACCCCGGGCGGTCGAGCATTTGAGTACGAAGAGGTTGAATCTTTGCTTAAAGAAAAAACCATCGGACCGTTACAAGGCTTTCGTAGCAAAATGGGTAGGCCCTTTGCGGCAATTATTCGTCTTACAGAAATACCACTTGATGATGCGGATTATCCCAACGCAGGCTTCAAGCTCGAGTTTGATTTTGGCAACTCAGGAGGAGAGGATGAGGAAGCCGTTGACTTCACCGGCAAAGAAGCGCTTGGAGTCTGTCCAAAATGTTCTGGTGCGGTATACGAGGATGGCATGCGCTATGTTTGCGAACATAATACGGGTCCTGCTAAAACCTGTGACTTTAAAACTGGCAAAGTCGTCTTACAGCAAGAAGTGGGCTCTGATCAAATTAAGAAGCTCTTAAAAGAAGGTAAAACTGACCTCTTAACTAACTTTAAATCCAATCGAACCGGGCGTGGCTTTAAGGCTTACCTGGCCTTAGATCCCAAGGGGAAAATTGGTTTTGAGTTTGAGGCTAAAGCGCCTACCAAAAAACGCGCGGGCGATAAGAGCGAAAGTGTTTCGGAGTCCAAACCAAAACGCGCAAGTCGCTCCAAAGCAAAATCCGACGAATGA